The Sporosarcina ureae genomic sequence CACATAAATCATTTTTATGGATTCTTCTTTTTATAAATATATTAGGTTCCGTCTACGGATATGATTGGTATATGTGGCAACTGGAAATCACGGAACCGAAATTTTGGATTTTCGTACCGGATAGTCCTACCGCTACTTTGTTCTTTTGTATTGCTATAATAGGCTGGCTACTTAATCGAAACTTCAAATTGATGGAAGCTCTTGCACTCATCACTTTAGTAAAGTATGGCTTATGGGCAGTCGTTATGAATTTGTTAACTCTCGTTGTAACGGGTTCAATTGGTTGGGTAGGCTGGATGTTGATAGGCTCGCATTTCGCGATGGCATTGCAAGGAATCTTGTACTTGCCAAAATACAAGTTCACAGCTTGGCATATTGCAATTGCCGCAATTTGGACACTTCATAATGACGTCATCGACTATATTTTCGGACAAATGCCGATTTACCATGACCTTACGCAATTTAGCCCTCAAATTGGCTATTTCACATTTTGGTTATCTATGGCTTGTATTGCTATTGCAATGTGGAATTATAAGTCAAGGCTGGATTTACAGATGATGAAAGCGTAGTAAATAGTTGCAGTAAGACAGTAAACATTATAAAATTAAGGATAGAGAGAAAGGGGAGAACTAGACGTGTTCTGGATTTACTTTGGTATCATTTTATTGCTTCCTATCTATGCGCAATTTAAAGTGAAAAGCACATATAAAAAGTATTCAAAGATTCGTTCGACTTCTGGAATGACAGGTGCTCAAGTAGCGAGGCTCATTTTAGATCAAAATGGTTTACATGATGTAAAAGTAGTGGAAAGCCAAGGATTCTTAACGGATCACTATAATCCATTGACAAAGATTGTGGCATTGTCCACAAGTAACTATCATGAATCATCTGTAGCAGGTACTGCGGTAGCGGCGCACGAAGTTGGCCACGCTATTCAAGACAAAGAAGCTTATTCATTCTTGCGTTTCCGCCACAGATTGGCGCCCGTCGCAAGTATAACTTCTAACGCATCATGGGTATTTATCATGATCGGGATTATCTTCTCTAGCATGAATTCTTTGCTAGGTATCGGAATCCTGTTGATGGCAGTTGGAGTACTATTCCAAATTGTTACATTGCCAGTAGAATTTAATGCATCATCACGTGCGATGGATCAAATCGTTCAACTTGGTATCATCCGTAATGATGAAGAACCACAGGCGAAAAAAGTATTGAGTGCGGCCGCTATGACATATGTTGCTGCAACTGCAGTAGCTGTACTTGAGCTAGTGCGTTTGATTTCAATCTTTTTAAACCGCGACTAATAAATAGGGAAAATCCTTCTGCTAAAATTAAAATGTACCCTTTGTAAAGGACAATTATAAAAAAAGCCTAAGCTGCTTGTTGAAGCTGTCGTCTGTATTCTGCAGGCGGCAGCTTTTTCAAGTTCCACTGCCCGCGATAATGGTTATAGTACGTCATATAACTCTTGATTTCCCGCCTAACTTCTTCCATTGTCTCACAATCTTTTATATTGGTTTCATCCTTGAAGTGACCGAAAAATGATTCCTGTGGAGCATTATCCCAACAGTTCCCTCTGCGTGACATCGATTGTCCTAACCCCATTTTCTTCACTGCTGCCTGATACTTTGGGTTTGTATAATGAAATCCTTGATCTGAATGTATAAAGGCATCTGTCATTAAATGACGATGTTTCTTTAGTTTGCGAAGCGTATTCATTGCGATCTCCAAACCTAACGAAGAAGAAACTTCATAGGCTAAAATTTCATTCGTTTGGGCGTCTTTAATCGTTGACAAGTAAGCACGTTTGCCATTTCCATATGTCAAATAGGTGATGTCGGTCAATAATACCTTTCCAGCCACCCCTTGCTTAAACTCACGTTGTAACGTGTTTTCACATGTGCGGTGCTCTTTCGTCGCCTTTGCCATACGACGTGCTGGGTTGGCTTTGCGGATGGGACAGATGATATCGAATTTTTTCATAATCCGGCGAATGCGTTTTAGGTTATATGTAATGCCGTACTGATTTTCGAGTGTCATTTTAATTTGGCGTGCTCCTTTTTTTCGTCCTCGAAAATGATAGGCCTTTAAAATGATTTCCTTTACAACTTCGTCTGCCTGTTCGCGAGCGGCACGTTTCTGTTTAGATTTCTCTCCAAAGTGCCTATAGTAGCCCGAACGCGATACCTCCATAAGTTCGCATAAGTAGCTCACCAAACGTGCTAATTTATACTTTTGGATGGTGAAATTAATTAGTTCATATTTTAGCGTCGTTTGGATTGTGATTTCTTTTTCATCATCTGCCTTTCGAGTAGATCGAGCTTTTTTAACAGTTCATTTTCCGCCTGTAATAAGCGGTTTTTCGCTTCTAGACGTTCAATCTTTTCTTCGGATGTCAAGTCGCGTTCTGATGGACGGCCTGAATTGGTTTTTCGTGTGTCTTGTAAGCCTTCCACCCCGCTTTTTCTATAGGCGGCACGCCAACGCTTTCCTGCAGATTTAATCCGAACTGCTCCTATTAAATCGGCATCTAATCCAGCCTCTTCAAAAATGTCTCGCGGCAGTTTTCCTTTTTCATTTTCCGAAATAAAATGACGTTTAAACTCATCTGTATAGGTGATGGATTTATCACTAACAGCTTGTACGTTAGGATTGCATTGCAAGCGTGCTTGTTCTTTTAAGGTAAACAATCGTTCAGTCACATTCATCCGCTCCCACATCTTTTTATTCATTATAAACAAAAGTACCCTATAGGATAGACTTTTTTCAAAGTGTCTATCTTATAGGGTACATTTTAAATAGCAGAAGGATTTTTTTAATCACCGATTGGCCGTTTTTGTTCATCCAATGTAAATCCTTCCCCCATTACATCATGTACTTCCATCATGGAGACGAATGCTTCGGGATCTACAGAAGTGATGAGATTTTTTAATCGAATCATTTCATTTTTACCGACTACGCAATAGAGGATTTCACGATTTTCTTTTGAAAAATGGCCGTAACCTTTGAACACGGTTACGCCTCTCTCCATGGAATCTGATATTTTACTGGCGATCTCATCCGGGAAGTTCGTTACAATGAATGCACCTCTCGCAGAGTACGCCCCTTCTTGAACGAAATCAATGACGCGTGCTCCAACGAAGAGCGCAACCAATGTATACATCATTGAGCGATAATCTAAATAGACAGCCCAGGATAATAAAATGATAGCGGCGTCAAAAACAAACATCGTTTTGCCCATCGTAATTCCATATTTCTTATGCACGAGTCTCGCTATGATATCGGAGCCGCCTGTTGTCCCACCGCTTCTAAATATAACACCTAGTCCCACACCGATGAAGACGCCAGCAAAGAGCGCGACTAGGAACAAATCGCCTTCCATATGAATATTCACTTGATACTTCATAAACACTTTAATGAAAACCGACACTGCCACTGTACCGATGATGGTATAGATGAAAGAACGTCTGCCAAGCATTTTCCAGCCTATTAAAAACATAGGGATATTCAGCAATAAATTCATCAAAGCAGGGTCCCAATTGAAAGCAAACAGCAGGATTAACGTAATTCCCGTAAATCCACCTTCTGCCAGTTCATGCTGAATCGTAAAGTTCACAAGTCCAAAACTAAATAGCGCTGCACCTAAAATAATCATTAAAATATTCCGTATGCGAATTCCAGCGAACAAACACAACACTCCCCCTACTAATCGGTTTTTTATGTAATCGAGCTCTTGTCCTATGTACGCGCTTATTATCATTCGATAAAACGTGCAATATACATAGTATGTGCTAAATATTATATTTTGACAATAGCCGGAAGAATGCATACGATAGGAAGGGGAGTGATTGTGATGACTAAAACGATGGAACAATTACAACAAGATGTTGATACATACATAACCGGTTTTAAAGAAGGATACTTTCCCCCGATGGAACTCATCGCACGGCTGACAGAAGAGTTAGGGGAATTATCCCGTGAAGTACAGGATCGCTACGGTATGAAGAAGAAAAAATCTACTGAAGCCGTCCGAACGTTGGAGGAAGAAACAGGCGATTTATTATTCGTCTTAAT encodes the following:
- a CDS encoding DUF1405 domain-containing protein; this translates as MFLRMLWAQIWMILSHKSFLWILLFINILGSVYGYDWYMWQLEITEPKFWIFVPDSPTATLFFCIAIIGWLLNRNFKLMEALALITLVKYGLWAVVMNLLTLVVTGSIGWVGWMLIGSHFAMALQGILYLPKYKFTAWHIAIAAIWTLHNDVIDYIFGQMPIYHDLTQFSPQIGYFTFWLSMACIAIAMWNYKSRLDLQMMKA
- a CDS encoding zinc metallopeptidase; this translates as MFWIYFGIILLLPIYAQFKVKSTYKKYSKIRSTSGMTGAQVARLILDQNGLHDVKVVESQGFLTDHYNPLTKIVALSTSNYHESSVAGTAVAAHEVGHAIQDKEAYSFLRFRHRLAPVASITSNASWVFIMIGIIFSSMNSLLGIGILLMAVGVLFQIVTLPVEFNASSRAMDQIVQLGIIRNDEEPQAKKVLSAAAMTYVAATAVAVLELVRLISIFLNRD
- a CDS encoding IS3 family transposase (programmed frameshift), with amino-acid sequence MTERLFTLKEQARLQCNPNVQAVSDKSITYTDEFKRHFISENEKGKLPRDIFEEAGLDADLIGAVRIKSAGKRWRAAYRKSGVEGLQDTRKTNSGRPSERDLTSEEKIERLEAKNRLLQAENELLKKPRSTRKADDEKEITIQTTLKYELINFTIQKYKLARLVSYLCELMEVSRSGYYRHFGEKSKQKRAAREQADEVVKEIILKAYHFRGRKKGARQIKMTLENQYGITYNLKRIRRIMKKFDIICPIRKANPARRMAKATKEHRTCENTLQREFKQGVAGKVLLTDITYLTYGNGKRAYLSTIKDAQTNEILAYEVSSSLGLEIAMNTLRKLKKHRHLMTDAFIHSDQGFHYTNPKYQAAVKKMGLGQSMSRRGNCWDNAPQESFFGHFKDETNIKDCETMEEVRREIKSYMTYYNHYRGQWNLKKLPPAEYRRQLQQAA
- a CDS encoding YitT family protein; amino-acid sequence: MIILGAALFSFGLVNFTIQHELAEGGFTGITLILLFAFNWDPALMNLLLNIPMFLIGWKMLGRRSFIYTIIGTVAVSVFIKVFMKYQVNIHMEGDLFLVALFAGVFIGVGLGVIFRSGGTTGGSDIIARLVHKKYGITMGKTMFVFDAAIILLSWAVYLDYRSMMYTLVALFVGARVIDFVQEGAYSARGAFIVTNFPDEIASKISDSMERGVTVFKGYGHFSKENREILYCVVGKNEMIRLKNLITSVDPEAFVSMMEVHDVMGEGFTLDEQKRPIGD
- a CDS encoding nucleotide pyrophosphohydrolase, which produces MTKTMEQLQQDVDTYITGFKEGYFPPMELIARLTEELGELSREVQDRYGMKKKKSTEAVRTLEEETGDLLFVLICFANSQQIDLSEALDTVLTKFNTRDKDRWTKKEEKNDD